The genomic stretch GGGATGATCGACAGGACCGGGCCAAAGATTTCCTCGCGCGCGATGCGCATCTGGTTGGTCACATCGGCAAAGACGGTGGGGCGGACGTAATAGCCACGGTTCATGCCTTCGGGCAGGCCGGGGCCGCCCGCGACCAGCCGCGCACCTTCGTCGATGCCGACCTGAATCATCGTCTGGATCTGGTCCCATTGACGGCGGTTGACGACGGGGCCGATATGGCGGCCGGGTTCAGACGCAGGGCCGACGCTGATGCTCTTGGCGATTTCGGCGGCGGCTTCGACGGTCTGGTCATAGATCGACCGTTCCACCAGCATCCGCGTTGGCGCGTTGCAGGATTGGCCCGAATTGTTCATGCAATGCAACACGCCGCGTTTGACGGCCTTTTCATCGGCATCGGCAAAGATCACATTGGCGCCCTTGCCGCCCAGTTCCAGCGTCACCCGCTTGAGCGTTTCCGCCGCAGCAAGCGAGATCGCCTTGCCCGCGCGGGTCGATCCGGTGAAGCTGATCATCGCCACATCCTCATGCCGGGACAATTGGCTGCCCACACCCATGCCGTCGCCGTTCACAAGGTTGAACACACCCGCAGGCACGCCCGCATCATGCACGAATTCCGCGAACAACAGCGACGACAGCGGCGATTCCTCGGAGGGTTTCAGCACGATGGTGCAGCCAGCCAGCAGCGCCGGGATCACCTTGAGCGTGACCTGGTTCATCGGCCAGTTCCACGGGGTGATCAGCCCGACAACGCCGATAGGTTCCAGCGCGATCCGGTCATTGGGCGCATGCGGACCCAGCGGTTTGATCCATTCGATCTGGTCAAACGCGGTCAGGAAATTTTCCAGATGCCACGGCAGGCAGGGGGCCTGATCGGCGCGGGACATGTCGATGGGCGCGCCCATTTCAAGGCTGATCGCCTGGGCCATTTCCTCGGCGCGGGCCTCATATTGGGCCAGAATGCCCCGGACGTAATCCGCGCGTTTGGCGGGGTCGGTTGCGGACCATGCGGGCAATGCGGCGCTGGCGGCGGCGACGGCGGCATTGGTATCGGCATGATCGCCCAGCGAAATCACAGCGCAGACATCTTCGGTCGAGGGGTCGATGACATCATGGTCATGCGGCTTGGCCGGGGCGACCCATGCGCCATTGATATAGAAATTGCGTTTCTCGATCATGGTTTCTCTCCTGCACTTTGGCAAAGGTGTGGCATCTGGCCCGTTCCGGCGCAAGCGGCTGTGGCACAAGCGCCTGTCCGTCCCTATGTAGGGATGGTAAATATGAAATGAAGGAGCATCCCAATGGGCCTGCGCATCAACGACACCATCCCCGACCTGACAGTGGACACCGATCAGGGCCAGATCACGCTGCATGATTGGATCGGCGACAGCTGGGCGATCCTGTTTTCGCATCCCAAGGATTTCACGCCAGTCTGCACGACCGAATTCGGTGCCGTGGCACAGCTGGCCGATGAATGGGCCAAGCGCGGCACCAAGGTCATGGGCATCAGCGTCGATGGCGTCGAGGATCACAAGAAATGGAAGGCCGATATCGAAACCTTTGGTGGTGCCAAGGCCGGTTTTCCGATCATCGCGGATGAGGATCTGGTGGTGGCCAAGGCTTTTGACATGCTGCCCGCCGACGCCTATCTGCCCGAAGGCCGCACGCCCGCCGATAGCGCCACAGTGCGCGCGGTGTTCATCATCGGCCCTGACAAGAAACTGAAATTGTCGATGACCTATCCGATGAATGTCGGGCGCAATTTCGCCGAGGTTTTGCGCGCCCTTGACGGTTTGCAGACCGCCAATGGCCGCGGCGTGGCGACGCCTGCCAATTGGACCGTCGGCGATGATGTGATCATCCCCGCCACCGTCAGCAATGACGATGCAACGGCCAAGTTCGGCGCATTCACCACGATCCTGCCCTATCTGCGCACGACCAAGCTGTAACCGATCCAAGACCCCGGCGCTGTGTCGGGGTCTTGCCCCTGCTTTGCCGGGTTAATGGGTATAGACCACGGCGATGCCCGCAAAGGGAAAGACCGGCACATCCGCCAGATCCACGTTGGTGTCGGACAAGGCGGTCTGCACGGTTGGATCGGTATTGCCCGAGGATGCCTGCAACGACGACACGATCACGCCGATATCGCCCGATAAGGCCCATCCAGACCCAAACCCGGTCCGGAACCCCGTGGTCAATAGGGGCGCGACATCCTTTTCGAAGGCCAGCTTGCCATCATAGGTGACGGCCCCTTGGGTAAAGCTGCCGGTGACATCGGTGTTGGAAAAGAACAGGCCGCCCGACATGCGCCAGCCATTCGCCAGCGGATAATAATCGGCAAGGACAGCGCCGCCCGCCAGATCGGCGGTGCCGGTGACGGCCGTATCCTCATAATCGAATGTATCATCGATGCTGAACCCGCCCATGATCATGCCGCGCAGGCCAAGGGTCGGGCGAAGCTGATAGCCGCCTTCCAGCGAATAGCCGAAACTGGTGACGCCCAGACCCGCCGAAACCGCCCCCCTGTCCTGTGCGGCGGCGGGCATTGCCATGGCGCAAAGAGCCAAGGCGGTCAGGTTGCGAAAGGCCATCGGTGATTCCCCCTGGGTTGTGCGATTTGGCCCCGCCAAGATGGCGGCAAACCCCTAAGGAATCCTTATCAGCAGATGCGCGCCGCGCCGCGCCGCTGCGGTTTGTCCGGCTGGTGCCAAAAAGACAACACCCGACCAATTGGCCGGGTGTTGTGATCGCATCGTCAAAGGAACGTTGACGCGTTATTCTTCGGCGGCTTCTTCTTTGGCCAGTTCCTGACCGGTGGCCTGATCGACCATCTTCATCGCCAGACGGACCTTGCCACGATCATCAAAGCCCAGCAGCTTGACCCAGACTTCCTGACCTTCTTTCAGCACATCCGACGGATGGTTCAAGCGCTTGTTCTCGATCTGGGACACATGGACCAGACCGTCGCGCTTGCCAAAGAAGTTCACGAAAGCGCCGAAATCAACCAGTTTGACCACGGTGCCTTTGTAGACCTTGCCTTCTTCGGGTTCGGCCACGATCGAATAGATCATGTCATGGGCGCGCTTGATCGCCTCGGCATCGTTAGAAGCCAGCTTGATCACGCCGTCATCGTTGATATCGACCTTGGCGCCCGATGTTTCCACGATCTCGCGGATGACCTTGCCGCCGGAGCCGATGACTTCACGGATCTTGTCGACAGGGATCTGCATGGTTTCGATCTTGGGGGCGTGGACGCTGAATTCCTGCGCGCCGGTCAGGGCTTTGCCCATCTCGTTCAGGATATGCAGACGGCCGGCCTTGGCCTGTTCCAGTGCTTTCTTCATGATCTCGGGCGTGATGCCTGCGATCTTGATATCCATCTGGAGCGAGGTGATCCCGCTTTCGGTGCCCGCGACCTTGAAATCCATATCGCCAAGGTGGTCTTCGTCACCCAAGATATCGGACAGCACGGCATAGGATCCGTCATCTTCCATCACCAGACCCATGGCCACACCGGCGACAGGGGCTTTCAGCGGCACGCCAGCATCCATCATGGACAGCGACCCACCGCAGACCGACGCCATCGAGGAAGACCCGTTGGATTCGGTGATCTCGGACACGACGCGGATCGTATAGGGGAAATCCGTTGGCGCAGGCAGAACTGCCTGCAAGGCACGCCATGCCAGCTTACCATGACCGATCTCACGACGACCGGGGCCAGAGACGCGGCCAACCTCGCCCACCGAATAGGGGGGGAAGTTGTAATGCAGCATGAAGTTGGATTTATACATGCCGGTCAGCGCGTCGATCATCTGTTCGTCATCGCCGGTGCCCAGCGTGGTCACGACCAGACCCTGAGTTTCGCCGCGGGTGAACAGGGCCGACCCATGGGTGCGTGGCAGGATGCCGGTTTCCGAGACGATCGGGCGGATCTGGTCCAGCGCGCGGCCATCAATGCGGCGGCTGTTCTTGACCACATCACCGCGCAGCACGGCGGATTCGAGCTTTTTCAGCGCGGGGCCAAGGTTGCTGTCGGCCTGCTGGTCTTCGGTCAGGGCGGCGATGATATCGGCCTTGGCGGCGGATACCGCAGAGGTGCGTTCCTGCTTGTCGGTGATCGCATAGGCGGCGCGCATCTTGTCTTCGCCCGCAGCTTTTACAGCGGCGTAAAGATCCGAGTAATCCTCGGGCTGGAAATCGAAGGGTTCCTTGGCGCAATCTTCGGCCAGATCGATGATCAGGTCGATGACCGGCTGGATCTGCGCATGCGCGAAAGTCACGGCGCCCAGCATTTCCTCTTCGGTCAGCTCATAGGCTTCGGATTCGACCATCATCACGGCGTCTTTGGTGCCGGCGACAACCAGATCAAGCCGCTGTTCGGGCTTCATGCGCAGGTTGTGCATGTCGTCGATTTCGGGGTTCAGAATGTATTCGCCATCCACGAAACCCACGCGGCAGGCAGCGATTGGCCCCATGAAAGGCGCGCCAGAGATCGTCAGCGCAGCCGAGGCCGCGATCATCGCGATCATGTCGGGGTCGTTGACGCCGTCAAAGCTCAGCACGGTACACATCACCAGCACTTCGTTCTTGAAGCCGGGGACGAACAGCGGGCGGATCGGGCGGTCGATCAGGCGGGATGTCAGCGTCTCTTTTTCGGTGGGACGCGCTTCGCGCTTGAAAAAGCCACCGGGCACTTTGCCGGCGGCATAATATTTCTCTTGGTAATGCACGGTCAGCGGAAAGAAGTCCTGCCCGGGCTTTTGTGCCTTTGCAAAGGTCACGTTGGCCATCACGCTGGTTTCGCCCAGCGTCGCAATGACCGAGCCGTCAGCCTGACGGGCAACCTTGCCGGTTTCGAGTGTGAGCGTCTCTTCGCCCCACTGCATCGATTTTTTCACTTCGTTAAACATCATCATGTCCTAGTCGGGCCGCAGCCCATTTTGCGTAGGGGGCGTATTCCCCCTCATCCCTGTATCTTCTTTGTATCGGCGCTGGGATGCGGGCGCCGTGCTTCTCAAAGATAGGGGGGCCTTAGCGGATATTGGCCTGTTTGGAAAGAGGCCCTGGGGTCAGCGGGGGCTGTGGCGCAGCGGGGCGGGTTTCACTTTGCCATGCGCAATAAAAAACGCCCACCGGATGGCGGGCGTTTCTGCGGTCATGGGCGGTGGCGCGGATTACCGGCGCAGGCCCAGACGTTCGATCAGGCTTTTATAGCGGGCTTCGTCCTTGGATTTGGTGTAATCCAGAAGCTTGCGGCGCAAAGCGACCATTTTCAGCAGGCCACGGCGGCCGTGGTTGTCTTTCTTATGGGTCTTGAAATGTTCCGTCAGCGTCGCGATGCGGCTGGACAGGATCGCAACTTGCACTTCGGGCGAACCGGTGTCGCCTTCTTTGGTTGCGAATTCTTTCATGATCCGTGCTTTGTCTTCGGCAGTAATCGACATCGGGGTCTCCTTGTCTAAAGGGTGAATGGCGCAGGCCGGGATGTCGTCCAGCAAGGCCCGTGGAGGCGCCGCCCGGACAGAATCCGCGCGGATGGCTGCGCATAAGGGGATTTGGCGCGAAAGAAAAGGGTTTTATACTTGCAGAAATGTGACCGTCGTCAAATCAGCCGTGGCGAAATTCGTCAATTTGGCAATCACGGC from Yoonia vestfoldensis encodes the following:
- a CDS encoding aldehyde dehydrogenase family protein, giving the protein MIEKRNFYINGAWVAPAKPHDHDVIDPSTEDVCAVISLGDHADTNAAVAAASAALPAWSATDPAKRADYVRGILAQYEARAEEMAQAISLEMGAPIDMSRADQAPCLPWHLENFLTAFDQIEWIKPLGPHAPNDRIALEPIGVVGLITPWNWPMNQVTLKVIPALLAGCTIVLKPSEESPLSSLLFAEFVHDAGVPAGVFNLVNGDGMGVGSQLSRHEDVAMISFTGSTRAGKAISLAAAETLKRVTLELGGKGANVIFADADEKAVKRGVLHCMNNSGQSCNAPTRMLVERSIYDQTVEAAAEIAKSISVGPASEPGRHIGPVVNRRQWDQIQTMIQVGIDEGARLVAGGPGLPEGMNRGYYVRPTVFADVTNQMRIAREEIFGPVLSIIPFDTEQEAIQIANDTPYGLTNYVQSQDGARRNRMARALKAGMIEMNGKSRGAGAPFGGMKMSGRAREGGVWGIEEFLEVKAISGWAAE
- a CDS encoding peroxiredoxin: MGLRINDTIPDLTVDTDQGQITLHDWIGDSWAILFSHPKDFTPVCTTEFGAVAQLADEWAKRGTKVMGISVDGVEDHKKWKADIETFGGAKAGFPIIADEDLVVAKAFDMLPADAYLPEGRTPADSATVRAVFIIGPDKKLKLSMTYPMNVGRNFAEVLRALDGLQTANGRGVATPANWTVGDDVIIPATVSNDDATAKFGAFTTILPYLRTTKL
- the pnp gene encoding polyribonucleotide nucleotidyltransferase is translated as MFNEVKKSMQWGEETLTLETGKVARQADGSVIATLGETSVMANVTFAKAQKPGQDFFPLTVHYQEKYYAAGKVPGGFFKREARPTEKETLTSRLIDRPIRPLFVPGFKNEVLVMCTVLSFDGVNDPDMIAMIAASAALTISGAPFMGPIAACRVGFVDGEYILNPEIDDMHNLRMKPEQRLDLVVAGTKDAVMMVESEAYELTEEEMLGAVTFAHAQIQPVIDLIIDLAEDCAKEPFDFQPEDYSDLYAAVKAAGEDKMRAAYAITDKQERTSAVSAAKADIIAALTEDQQADSNLGPALKKLESAVLRGDVVKNSRRIDGRALDQIRPIVSETGILPRTHGSALFTRGETQGLVVTTLGTGDDEQMIDALTGMYKSNFMLHYNFPPYSVGEVGRVSGPGRREIGHGKLAWRALQAVLPAPTDFPYTIRVVSEITESNGSSSMASVCGGSLSMMDAGVPLKAPVAGVAMGLVMEDDGSYAVLSDILGDEDHLGDMDFKVAGTESGITSLQMDIKIAGITPEIMKKALEQAKAGRLHILNEMGKALTGAQEFSVHAPKIETMQIPVDKIREVIGSGGKVIREIVETSGAKVDINDDGVIKLASNDAEAIKRAHDMIYSIVAEPEEGKVYKGTVVKLVDFGAFVNFFGKRDGLVHVSQIENKRLNHPSDVLKEGQEVWVKLLGFDDRGKVRLAMKMVDQATGQELAKEEAAEE
- the rpsO gene encoding 30S ribosomal protein S15, producing the protein MSITAEDKARIMKEFATKEGDTGSPEVQVAILSSRIATLTEHFKTHKKDNHGRRGLLKMVALRRKLLDYTKSKDEARYKSLIERLGLRR